The DNA segment GATTGTCCCAGGATTTGTTTTCGTTCGTTCTACCAATTGAGTCTTATCATTGGCGAGTAATCTTCGAATCCCCTCCTCCATTGCAAGCCAATCGATATCCACACCTTTGACAAAGATTTCCAGACTTGTCTCTGAATTCTTATGGTATATTTTCCCCAAATTCTGTTGGGTTGAGTAATGCCTTAGTGATTCAGTATAATGAATTTTCCCATTTCCAACAACAATTGGCTGCTTTCTGAAATTCTCTGTTGAAATCGTATGATTTGCACTTAATTTTACATCAACTAACTTTCCACCGTATAACATTTTACTAACGATATTCGATTGTAATAATAGATTTGTTTCCCGAATCGAAGGATCAAGACCTATTCCCATTTTGGTCAGATGATACGCATTGGAATTAAACTCGATGCCTTCCACTGAAGGTTGAAATCCTAATACCACTTCCGTTACTTTTTTTTGAACCTGAACCCAAGGAATGATCTTTAAAACTGAAGTTTCTAATGATTTTGGATCCGGGTTTGAGAACCTTAAAATGGTTGATTCAAAACCTTCCATTTCTTCTAAAAAATGAAAGTAACCCATTTCCGAAGGTAAGTTCATAAAATGAAGGGAATGAATCCCTTCCTTCCATTTCATATAAAAATCAGACCTAGTATTCTTATGAGTCACAACAAGTAAGTTTGTCAATTTGTTCTGAAGGATTGATTGTTCCACTTGTTTTGTTATACGGTTTCTTTCTGATTCTGCTACATAAGAAGGGAATTCCAATCTTGCCAATTGAATGTTTTCTAAATGGGGAATGGAAGATACTGGATCAAAAAGCACTGGCAGAGAATATAAGAAGAACAGAAAAAAGAATGAGAAAGAAATAATGTCAACAGTATTGAAACGAGGAGGTTCCCTCTTTGAAACCAATTCATTTAGCTTCTGTATTTGCAATTCGAATAAGGAAAAACTTTGTTTTCCTTTGATCTGCCAAAATATAAAAAACAAATGTAGAAGGATTGGATAAAAAACGAGTGCAAATAAAAAGATAAGAACTAAATTTAAAATCGAAATGGGAACCAAATGAAAATAAAGTGCGAGGCACAAAATCGAACTTGCAAAGTACAATTGTTTTTTATGCACAATCATCCTTCGAAAGGAAATAAAAGGTAACTGGACTTTTAAAAGTAACAAAAATACAAAACCAGAGATTCCGATAGTTAGATCCAAACACGTGAGACTAAAAAATAAGCACACAAGAAACAAAATAAATGTTAACGTGTGTATGATGCTCAAGCTCCATTGCTTTTTCAAAATACCAAAATAAATGAAATAAAAAACTTCGATTACTAGATAAAGGTAAAAAATGATCTTTATATTCTCTAGGAAATCCTCTTGGCTTGAAAACACAAATTGCCAATCGGGGAACTCAGATAGAAACGAATCTAAAAGAAACGATAATTGAATGAGTTGGAAAGGATTGTTTGTAACGATCACGATTGATTCAAAACTCGAACCATTGATTCTTGTATGATTTTTTCCATACACATTCGTTATACTCGTCGTTGCAATTTTCCCCAGAGTAAGTAAAGTTTTCCCTTGTATCAAGATTAAAACTTTTTCCCATTCGATCGGATCAATTGGATACTCTTTTACAAAATATTGCTTTTGACTCGGATCATAGGAAACCGAATCTAAATGATGGCGTAAACTATCGTAAATTTCCACCATGGATGGGCTCACGCCATTCAAAAGACGATTATGTTCTACATTGATTTGAATTTCTGTTTCAGATTCCGGTTGGTATGATACTTTTTTAACACCCGTTAAATTCTGAATTTTTCTTAATAACCCAGCAGGTGGTGGCATTGTATTTTTGGAAATTCTACGGAGGAGGATCATATTTGAATCATTTCCAGAATCAAACATAAACCTAGGAAACAATACACCTTTTGGGAATAGAGTTTGATTCAAAATATATAAATTTCGAATTGTTCGAATGAGATCCTCTTTTTGGACTCCTTCACTCAGTTTTAAGTGCATGGAAATACTTCCAAACTCCGAAACAGATTTGAGTTCCAAATACCCACTCACCGATTTTAACACCATCTCCCAAGGTTTCGTAAGTGACTCTTCCATTTGGCTCGTAGTTTTGCCAGGCCAATTTTGTGATATAATCAATGTATGTTGGTCAAATTTCTCCCTACTTTCACTTATTAAAATTTCCCGACATGTCATTAGAGAAATCAAAATGACAGTGCCAAAAAACAAAAACCATTGGTATGGAAACTTTTTGGCAAAGAAGAAACTCATTACATAAAACCAAAAAATTTGGTGAAAATTCTTGGATAAAGGTAAAACACAAACACATAAGAAATGAGAATTCCGATACACATTGTCACAGCAATCGATCGGACAAATTCGGATCCTGGTAATATTATGAAAACAACTGGAATCAAACCAAAAAACGTACTTCCAAAGTTAAGTAAAATTGGTTTTCGTAACCAATCAAAAACCGATTTAATTCTAAGTGAATTATCAAAAATCTCTTTCGTTAACTCCCATCTTTCGCCATAAAGCGAAATACTATCAATAGATAAACCAATCAAAATAACGAGTCCCATATAATGTCCAAAATGAATTTCAGGAATTAATAAAATCAAACACATGCTTACTGACAGAAAATAACATATACTTATTGAAAGATATATAAATGGCCGATAAAAGGATTCGTAAATCCCAACTAACGCCAAGTAGATTAAAACAAAAGAACAAACCAATAATAGGAGTAATATCTTATAAAAATTGAATGTTTCTTCATTTGCTGAAGTGATATAGTATTGTAGTCCCTCTATTTTTTGAGAAAGGATACTTTTTTCGATCCCTAAATTGCCTTCCCATTCCAAATAAAATTTTTCTGATTCCCTTTGGTAAACGGAAAACGTTTTTTGTTCCGTCATTTGGAATAATGATTCTGGAAAAATCCGTTCTTTGCTGACCGATTTAAAAAGTGGCAATGAAGAGGAAGTAGGCAAATTTAAATCGTCAGATCCTTTGCTAATTGATAGATACAATGGGAGTAAATTATTTTTGCCTAAAAGGCCCAAGTATTTTGGCGAAGATCGGTATAGTAGATTTTTTTCCAAATCATCTATGTCTGGTTGGACTTCCGAATTGGGTAAAATTTTCGATTTCCAAACCTTCAATGTGATGTTTGTTGGCAAAAAATGGAAATCACCACCTAACTTCTCTTTTGAATTGGAATGAATAACTTCGTTTGCAAAACGATTCAATTGCTCCCAATCTTCATGCAGTAAAACAATTTTATTTACAGGGAGAAATGGTAAAGAA comes from the Leptospira ellinghausenii genome and includes:
- a CDS encoding AcrB/AcrD/AcrF family protein, whose product is MIISQNWPGKTTSQMEESLTKPWEMVLKSVSGYLELKSVSEFGSISMHLKLSEGVQKEDLIRTIRNLYILNQTLFPKGVLFPRFMFDSGNDSNMILLRRISKNTMPPPAGLLRKIQNLTGVKKVSYQPESETEIQINVEHNRLLNGVSPSMVEIYDSLRHHLDSVSYDPSQKQYFVKEYPIDPIEWEKVLILIQGKTLLTLGKIATTSITNVYGKNHTRINGSSFESIVIVTNNPFQLIQLSFLLDSFLSEFPDWQFVFSSQEDFLENIKIIFYLYLVIEVFYFIYFGILKKQWSLSIIHTLTFILFLVCLFFSLTCLDLTIGISGFVFLLLLKVQLPFISFRRMIVHKKQLYFASSILCLALYFHLVPISILNLVLIFLFALVFYPILLHLFFIFWQIKGKQSFSLFELQIQKLNELVSKREPPRFNTVDIISFSFFFLFFLYSLPVLFDPVSSIPHLENIQLARLEFPSYVAESERNRITKQVEQSILQNKLTNLLVVTHKNTRSDFYMKWKEGIHSLHFMNLPSEMGYFHFLEEMEGFESTILRFSNPDPKSLETSVLKIIPWVQVQKKVTEVVLGFQPSVEGIEFNSNAYHLTKMGIGLDPSIRETNLLLQSNIVSKMLYGGKLVDVKLSANHTISTENFRKQPIVVGNGKIHYTESLRHYSTQQNLGKIYHKNSETSLEIFVKGVDIDWLAMEEGIRRLLANDKTQLVERTKTNPGTIKYQFIFLLLCLMPLIFRKKYWIEFLSFMFAFVILCKWQTQFFTRNYDQLCFIPFLFLFFRMNSFDKGISSFYLSLPYVGLLFGSYFYPWKSGVYLFQSLFLFHVFGILNDKCKNSLKNFRTR